In one Populus nigra chromosome 12, ddPopNigr1.1, whole genome shotgun sequence genomic region, the following are encoded:
- the LOC133669421 gene encoding putative protease Do-like 14 isoform X2: MDYLLRKVSTCTSKYIRIPVIAIAAAAAGGSGLLYANSKHRDSDTRISLSFRAESLHESLLLPWRTPLDLTQHSWHFGNLPLFSSRISPVPSGDIKNENPGVVGESPKPSCGCLGRDTIANAAARVGPAVVNLSVPKGFYGITTGKSIGSGTIIDSNGTILTCAHVVVDFQDMRDSSKGKVDVTLQDGRTFEGTVVNADLHSDIAIVKIKSKTPLPTAKLGSSSKLRPGDWVVAMGCPLSLQNTVTAGIVSCVDRKSSDLGLGGMRREYLQTDCAINMGNSGGPLINVDGEVVGVNIMKVLAADGLSFAVPIDSIAKIMEHFKRSGRVIRPWLGLKMIDLNEMIITQLKERDPKFPNVKEGVLVPMVTPGSPADRAGFHPGDVVIKFDGKPVRSIKEIIEIMGDRVGKPLEVVLKRPNDVVVNLTVIPEEANPDM, from the exons ATGGATTATTTACTG AGAAAGGTTTCAACATGTACTAGTAAATACATTCGCATTCCAGTCATTGccattgctgctgctgctgctggtgggTCCGGTCTCTTGTATGCAAACAGCAAGCACCGTGATTCCG ATACAAGGATATCACTTTCATTTCGTGCTGAATCTTTGCATGAATCTTTGCTACTTCCATGGCGAACACCACTGGACTTGACCCAGCATAGTTGGCACTTTG GAAATCTCCCGTTATTCTCTTCTAGAATCAGTCCTGTTCCATCTGGTGATATAAAGAATGAAAATCCAGGGGTTGTTGGAGAGAGTCCAAAACCCAGTTGTGGATGTTTAGGCAGAGATACCATCGCAAATGCGGCTGCTAGGGTTGGTCCTGCTGTTGTTAATCTATCTGTTCCAAAGG GATTCTATGGGATTACTACTGGAAAGAGTATAGGGTCTGGCACAATCATTGATTCAAATGGTACGATCTTGACTTGTGCTCATGTTGTGGTCGATTTTCAAGACATGAGAGATTCATCCAAAGGAAAG GTTGATGTGACTTTGCAAGATGGTCGGACATTTGAGGGTACAGTGGTCAATGCTGATTTACATTCTGATATTGCTATTGTAAAGATAAAGTCTAAAACCCCACTGCCAACTGCAAAACTTGGTTCATCAAGCAAGCTTCGCCCAGGGGACTGGGTGGTAGCTATGGGCTGTCCACTTTCCCTTCAAAATACCGTGACAGCTGGCATTGTTAG CTGTGTTGATCGTAAAAGCAGTGACTTGGGTCTTGGAGGAATGCGAAGAGAGTATTTACAGACAGATTGTGCAATCAATATG GGAAATTCTGGTGGGCCGCTCATTAATGTTGATGGAGAAGTTGTTGGTGTTAATATAATGAAAGTACTGGCTGCAGATGGATTAAGTTTTGCTGTACCAATTGATTCAATTGCCAAAATTATGGAGCATTTCAAAAGGAGTGg GAGAGTCATTCGGCCTTGGCTTGGcttgaaaatgattgatcttAATGAGATGATTATCACTCAACTTAAAGAGCGAGATCCCAAATTCCCTAATGTTAAAGAAGGTGTTCTTGTACCTATG GTAACTCCTGGCTCTCCAGCTGATCGTGCTGGATTCCACCCTGGTGATGTTGTCATCAAATTTGATGGGAAGCCTGTTCGAAGCATCAAGGAG ATCATTGAAATTATGGGAGACAGAGTTGGCAAACCCTTGGAGGTAGTTCTGAAAAGACCAAATGATGTGGTGGTGAATTTGACTGTTATTCCAGAGGAGGCAAATCCAGATATGTGa
- the LOC133669591 gene encoding probable histone H2A.5 encodes MEATTKATKGAGGRRGGERKKSVSKSTKAGLQFPVGRIARFLKKGRYAQRVGSGAPIYMAAVLEYLAAEVLELAGNAARDNKKNRINPRHVLLAIRNDEELGKLLQGVTIASGGVLPNINPVLLPKKSASSEKSSGSEPKSPKKA; translated from the exons ATGGAGGCAACGACAAAGGCAACGAAAGGTGCAGGAGGAAGGAGAGGAGGAGAACGAAAGAAGTCAGTTTCGAAGTCAACTAAAGCTGGTCTTCAGTTCCCTGTGGGTCGTATCGCTAGGTTCTTGAAGAAAGGTCGTTACGCTCAACGTGTTGGTTCTGGTGCTCCTATTTACATGGCTGCTGTTCTTGAATATCTCGCTGCTGAG GTGTTGGAATTGGCCGGAAACGCAGCAAGAgacaacaagaaaaacagaatAAACCCAAGACACGTCTTGTTGGCTATAAGAAACGATGAAGAACTGGGAAAATTGCTGCAGGGCGTTACAATCGCAAGCGGAGGAGTGTTGCCTAACATTAACCCAGTTCTTTTACCCAAGAAAAGTGCAAGCAGTGAGAAATCTTCTGGATCCGAGCCCAAATCTCCTAAAAAGGCCTAA
- the LOC133669421 gene encoding putative protease Do-like 14 isoform X1 yields the protein MDYLLRKVSTCTSKYIRIPVIAIAAAAAGGSGLLYANSKHRDSDTRISLSFRAESLHESLLLPWRTPLDLTQHSWHFDFVGNLPLFSSRISPVPSGDIKNENPGVVGESPKPSCGCLGRDTIANAAARVGPAVVNLSVPKGFYGITTGKSIGSGTIIDSNGTILTCAHVVVDFQDMRDSSKGKVDVTLQDGRTFEGTVVNADLHSDIAIVKIKSKTPLPTAKLGSSSKLRPGDWVVAMGCPLSLQNTVTAGIVSCVDRKSSDLGLGGMRREYLQTDCAINMGNSGGPLINVDGEVVGVNIMKVLAADGLSFAVPIDSIAKIMEHFKRSGRVIRPWLGLKMIDLNEMIITQLKERDPKFPNVKEGVLVPMVTPGSPADRAGFHPGDVVIKFDGKPVRSIKEIIEIMGDRVGKPLEVVLKRPNDVVVNLTVIPEEANPDM from the exons ATGGATTATTTACTG AGAAAGGTTTCAACATGTACTAGTAAATACATTCGCATTCCAGTCATTGccattgctgctgctgctgctggtgggTCCGGTCTCTTGTATGCAAACAGCAAGCACCGTGATTCCG ATACAAGGATATCACTTTCATTTCGTGCTGAATCTTTGCATGAATCTTTGCTACTTCCATGGCGAACACCACTGGACTTGACCCAGCATAGTTGGCACTTTG ATTTTGTAGGAAATCTCCCGTTATTCTCTTCTAGAATCAGTCCTGTTCCATCTGGTGATATAAAGAATGAAAATCCAGGGGTTGTTGGAGAGAGTCCAAAACCCAGTTGTGGATGTTTAGGCAGAGATACCATCGCAAATGCGGCTGCTAGGGTTGGTCCTGCTGTTGTTAATCTATCTGTTCCAAAGG GATTCTATGGGATTACTACTGGAAAGAGTATAGGGTCTGGCACAATCATTGATTCAAATGGTACGATCTTGACTTGTGCTCATGTTGTGGTCGATTTTCAAGACATGAGAGATTCATCCAAAGGAAAG GTTGATGTGACTTTGCAAGATGGTCGGACATTTGAGGGTACAGTGGTCAATGCTGATTTACATTCTGATATTGCTATTGTAAAGATAAAGTCTAAAACCCCACTGCCAACTGCAAAACTTGGTTCATCAAGCAAGCTTCGCCCAGGGGACTGGGTGGTAGCTATGGGCTGTCCACTTTCCCTTCAAAATACCGTGACAGCTGGCATTGTTAG CTGTGTTGATCGTAAAAGCAGTGACTTGGGTCTTGGAGGAATGCGAAGAGAGTATTTACAGACAGATTGTGCAATCAATATG GGAAATTCTGGTGGGCCGCTCATTAATGTTGATGGAGAAGTTGTTGGTGTTAATATAATGAAAGTACTGGCTGCAGATGGATTAAGTTTTGCTGTACCAATTGATTCAATTGCCAAAATTATGGAGCATTTCAAAAGGAGTGg GAGAGTCATTCGGCCTTGGCTTGGcttgaaaatgattgatcttAATGAGATGATTATCACTCAACTTAAAGAGCGAGATCCCAAATTCCCTAATGTTAAAGAAGGTGTTCTTGTACCTATG GTAACTCCTGGCTCTCCAGCTGATCGTGCTGGATTCCACCCTGGTGATGTTGTCATCAAATTTGATGGGAAGCCTGTTCGAAGCATCAAGGAG ATCATTGAAATTATGGGAGACAGAGTTGGCAAACCCTTGGAGGTAGTTCTGAAAAGACCAAATGATGTGGTGGTGAATTTGACTGTTATTCCAGAGGAGGCAAATCCAGATATGTGa